TCACCGGAGGCGGGCTGCTCGTCTGGATGAGCGAGCTCATCGGCTGGCGGGGCCTCTTCCTGGCGATGTCGCTCCTGTCGCTGCTGGTGCTGGCGGTGGCGGCCGTGGCGCGCGAGCCCCGGCGCTCCGAGGAAGGCACGGCCGGCGAGCGGCTCTCCTGGCACGACGTGAAGGAGCGGCTCCTCGCCGCGCTGCGCCTGCCCGGCACGGGGTGGATGCTGCTCTTCATCGGCACCTACAAGCTGGGCGAGACGATGGTGGACGTGCTCTTCAAGCCCTTCCTCGTCGACATGCACTTCACGCCCGCGCAGATCGGCCAGTGGGTGGGGACGTGGGGCCTGGTGGCCTCGCTGCTCGGCTCCTTCGCGGGAGGGTGGCTCGCCACCCGGATGCCGTTGCTGGGGGCGCTCGCCCTCGCCTCGTTCCTGCGCGTGTTCCCCCTGGGCGGCGAGTGGTGGCTGGCGGTCCATGGGCCCACGCCGCCGGGCGTCATCGCCGTCACCGTGGCGGAGCACTTCTTCGGGGGGGTGCTCACCACGGCGCTGTTCGCGTTCATGATGTCGCGGGTGGACCGGCGCATCGGGGCCACGCACTACACGCTGCTGGCCAGCGTGGAGGTGATGGGCAAGGCGCCAGGAGGGCCCCTCGCGGGCCTGCTGGCCACCCGGGCGGGTTGGAGCTACTCGGACGTGTTCCTGCTGGGCACGGTGCTCTCGGTGGCCTTCCTGGCGCTCCTGCTGCCCCTGCGGCAGAGGACGTCACACTCCCAGTCCGTCTCACCCCAGGTATAGGGGGGGAGGGGTGGGCGAGGGCTGGCATGCCAGGCGGGACTTCGTTACCTGCTCGCGTCCTGGGGCGACCTCCGGTGTCACGGCCGGACGTTGGCGCGTATAAAGGGGACCCCGGAGGGCAAGAGGAGCGACATGGACGCGAAGAAGAGGGTCGGAGTCATCGCGGCGGTATTCGGGCTGGCCGTGGCGGTCGTGCCCTGGCTCCTGCCGACGGGTCCCAGCACGGGGCTGGACGCGGCGCGTTTCCTGGAGGCCGGGAGCTTCGCGCTCGGCGCGGCCGTGGTGTTCGCCGGTGGACTGCTCACCGCGATGACGCCCTGTGTCTACCCGCTCATCCCCATCACCGTGTCCGTCTTCGGGGCCCGCAAGGCCGAGGGGCGTGGCAAGGCGCTCGTGCTGACCAGCTCGTACATCGTCGGCATGGGCGTGGTGTTCAGCGGGCTGGGCGTGCTGGCGGCGAAGACGGGGCAGGCCTTCGGGTCGATGCTCGGCAGTCCCGTGGTGGTGACGGGCCTGGCGGTGTTCCTCCTGCTGCTGGCCACCTCCATGTTCGGCGCCTTCGAGCTGGCGCTCCCCCAGGGACTGCAGCAGCGGCTCAACTCGGTGGGAGGCTCGGGCATCACGGGCGCCTTCCTCATGGGCAGCGTGTCCGGCTTCCTCGCGGCGCCGTGCACCGGGCCAGTGCTCACGGGCCTGCTGGCCTTCGTGGCGAAGTCGCAGAGCACGGTGCTCGGCGCGGCGCTGCTCTTCGTCTACGCGCTCGGCATCGGCGTGCCCTTCTTCCTCATCGGCGTCTTCACCGTGCGCCTGCCTCGGGGCGGCGTGTGGATGGAGTGGGTGAAGAGCGTGCTGGGCATCGTGCTGGTGGCGCTCGCCATCTCCTACCTGAAGGACGGTTTCCCGGCGCTGGGCGGGGCGGTGAAGGGCCTCTCCGAGCAGCTCGGCCGTCACCCCGGGACGGCCATCGCCTCGGTGCTGGCGGTGCTGGGCGTGCTGCTGGGGGCCATCCACCTGTCCTTCAAGGAGGGGGCGCGGGACTTCGCCCTCAAGGGGGTCGGCGTGGCGCTGGTGGTGGCGGCCCTGGTGCTGCGCGGCGGCGCCATGGACTCGAAGTCGGCGGGGATGCTCTGGGTGTCGCTCGGCTGGGTGGAGCCGCCCAAGGCGCCCACCTTCGCGTGGCACTCGGTGCTGCCCGCCAAGGGCAGTGGCTTCTCGTCCGAGTCCTTCGAGCAGGTGCTGGCCCGCGCGAAGAGCGAGGGCCGGCCGGTGATGATCGACTTCTTCGCGGAGTGGTGCGCGGCCTGCAAGGAGCTGGACCGGGAGACGTACCCGGCCCTCGAGGTCATCGAGGAGTCGGGCCGCTTCATCAACGTGAAGGTGGACGCCACCCAGAGCGATGACGCGCTGGACGCGCTGATGGAGCGCTTCGGGGTGGAGGGGCTGCCCACGGTGGCCTTCATCTCGTCCAACGGGGAGCTGCTGCGCGACCCGAGGGTGACGGGCTTCCTGGATCCGCGCTCCTTCGTCGTGCAGATGAAGAAGGTCGACTAGCGGTGGTGGTGCCCCGCCCATGAGCGACCTCGAACCCCTCCAACTCCACACGACTCCCCGGTCGGGAGAGACGCTTCGGGGTGAGTTGGTCCTCCAGGCGGGAACCGCCGGGCTGGAGCGGGTCACCCGCGTGGAGATCCGCGTCCGGGGGATGCTGGAGTACGACGATGAGGGGCCGCGCCGTGAGGAGCTCCCTGGCTCGGAGTTCATCAGGGACCGGCCGCTCCGGGGAGAGCTGCGAATCCCCTTCGACCTGAACCTGCCGCGGGATGTACCTCCAAGCTACCAGGGCAAGGACGTGCGGATCTCCTGGGAGCTGAGGGCCTCCCTGCATGGGATTACTGGCACGGAGTTGATGCGGTGGAGCCGGCCCCTCCAACTCGCGCCGGGCCGGACGACGCGTCAACCGCAGTGGATCACCCCGCGCGCACCTCGCGGCTCCTCCATGGTGGCCGCCAGCACCTGGGGATGCCTGCTCGTCCCCGTGCTGTTCTGCATCTGTCCGGGCGTGAGCGGGTTGTTCGGTCTGGGCTCGGGGCTCTCGTCTGGCGAACGGGCGGTGGGAATCATCTTCTGCCTCGTCCTGATCGCCGCGGGCGTGGGCCTCAACTTCCTGTTCTTCGGCAAGGCGCGGACGGTGTCGAAGTTCAAGGCGGCCTCCCTGATTCCCCTGGCCGAGAGCTTCCCGCTCGGCGCGACCGCGCGGCTGCGGGTCTTCCTGGAGCTCACGAAGACCTTCACCGTGCGCGGGGGCCGGATCGAGCTCTTCGCCCACGAAGAGGTCCGGAAGGTTCGTTCCATGGGGCCGGTGCCCGTTCAGCTGCCGGCGCAGCTCACCCGGGGGTGGCACCAGTTCGACGTGGAGCTCCCCATCCCCCGGGACATCCCCCCCACCTTCAGGACGCACCTGACGGCCCTTTGCACGTTGACCCTTCAGTTCGAGGGATACGAGGACATGCAGCTGAATGCCTCGGTCAAGATCGCGCCGGAGGAACTGGACGCGGCGGGGTGAGCGGCTACGCGTCGCGGTGGACGGTGTCGGGCGAGAAGGCGGGCAGGCAGATGGCGATGTACTCGGCGCCGTCGGCCTCGGGGGTGCTGTAGCGGACCCACTCGCCGGGCTCGGTCACCACGGCCTGGCCCGCGCGCACGTCCAGGTGGCCGCCCTTGTGCTCCACGCGCAGCACACCCTTGATGACCACGGTGATTTCACGGAACTCGGGCGTCTGTCCGGGCTCCAGCCACCCGCCGGGGCTGCGCATGTGGGCGACGCTGAGCTCGGAGTGCTTCGTGTTCACCCGTCCCACGTACTCGTCGATGAGCTTGGGCTTGTTGCCCGCGGCGGTGACGCGCGTGGGGGCGGGGATGAGGGTCGGCATGTCTCTCTCCGGGAAGGGTTGGGGGCGCGAAGCTATCAGCGCCCGGGCCTTCCCGGTGGGAAGTCCGGCGGGGGTGTCGAGTGCCACCCGCCGGGAGCCGGTCAGGGCCGCTACGGGGTGTCGCGGGCCACCGCCATGCCCGACGCGCCCGCGCCCCCGAGGTAATCGAGCGCCCGCTCCAGCACCTCGTCCTTGCCGGCCTTGATGCTGGTGAGGGTCGGCCTCGCGAAGACCTGGGGCCGCAGACCCACCCGCTGCAACTGGCGTCCATCCAGGTGCCGCACGTCGTGGCCGGTGAAGGTCATCGTGACGCCGCCGGGGAGCACCAGGTCCGTGAGCTCCCCGTTCGTGCCCGCGCTGGGGCTGCCGATCATCGTGGTGCCATTGGCCGCCTCGAGGAGCAGGCCCAGGTGCTCGGCCTCGCCGCTCGTCCGCTCGTCCACGAGCATCACCGTCTTGCCGCGGTACACGGGCACGCGAGCCCTGGGCAGCTCCTGGAGGAACTTGTAGCGGCCAGCGGTCTCGTCCGCCGAGACGAGGTTGCGCTCGAACACCGCTCCGTAGCGCGCCTTGCGCGTGTTGAGGTACGGCACGACGCTCGAGGCCGCCCCGTTCGGAGCGCCGCGCATGTCGAGCACGAGGGCCCGGGTGTTCTTCACCTTGTCGAAGAGGGTCGCCACCTGCGAGGCCTGCAGGCGCGTCATGTCCACGTAGGCGATGTCCCCCAGCAGCCGATAGGGCTCGCCCTTCCGGGGCTTCTGGAGCGACTTCAGGCTCCGGGTGAAGCGCACCTGCTTGACCTGTCCGCTGGAGTCGCGCACGCCCACCGTGGCCTGGGAGCCCTCGGGGCCCGCCAGCGCCCGCTCCAGCAGGCGGTGCCGCAGGTGCGCGGGGCTCGAGGCCGTCACATAGGGCTCCAGCGCCTTGATGCGTTCCGCGAGGGGCTTGCCGTCGAGCGTCTCGATGACCTGGCCCCGCATGATTCCCGGGGCGGCCTCCGCGTCCCACACCTCCATCACCACGGGCTGGCCGTTGAGCTCCATCAGCTCGAAGGGCGCGCGCGTGCCGGAGATGCCCCGCTTGTCCAGCTCCGGGTGGCCGCGCAGGGTGGTGTGCCCGTCCTGGACGAGCCTGCTCAGCTCCGCCACCGCGAGCGCGTACTCCGCCGCGCCGTTGGCCTTCTCGAACCGGGGCAGGAACGTGGTCAGCGCCTCGTCCCAGTCCCGGTCCAGCAGGTGCTTGTACGGGTAGAAGAAGTGGATGACGTTCCAGGCGCGGAAGAGCGCGAGCAGGCGGTATTCGCGGCTGGGGTGGAGCATGTCCTCGTACTGCCGGTCCGCCTGCCACCGGGCCGGGGGCAGCAGCTCCAGGTCGCGCGCCTTGCCCTTCTTCGCCGGCTTCTTCGCCAGCTCGAGCGCCTTCTGGAGGGTCTCGTCCTTGTCGGAGCGGGCGCGCTTGGGCAGCACGGCGTCCGCGCGCATGGGGATGCCGAGCTCGCTGAGCCGCACGGACGCCGTCAGTCCGGCGCCCAGCTCCACCTGCGTCTTCTCCACCACCGCGCCGTCGTCCAGGCGGCCCTCGGTGACGATCTGCGCCAGCCCCAGGGCCTTCATGGTGAGGGCGCGGGGATCCAGGTTCGACTGGTCATCCAGCAGGAAGATGACGGGGCGCGCCTTGCCATCGCCCCTGGGGGACACGCGCTCGCCCGCGGTGGAGAGGAACGAGGTGGTGTAGCCGCTGGTGGACCGGGTCTGCGCGCGGTAGCCCGAGTGGAACACCGAGCGCTGTCCGGGGACCTCGAGCTCCTGGCTCAGCAGGAAGGGCAGCAGGTCGCCGAGCGCCTGGGACATGGCCCCCTGGGCGTCGGGCATCAGCCCGCGGGCGCGCAGATCGACGATGACGGCCTTGGCCTTGGAGATGTCCGGGCGCAGCTCCTGGATGTTGCGGCCCCGGCTGGCGCGCAGGTCCAGGACGAGCACGTCCTTGGCCTCCCAGCTGCGCAGCTCGCGGACCGGAGCGGTCGGGCCCTTCACGCCCTCCTGCTGCTCGTCGGGGCGGAGGATGCGCGTGGCGGGGTCGCGCAGCTCCTCCAACAGGTCCTGCACGGCCGCGGCGTAGGCCGCGCGATCCTTCGCGGCCTCCACCTTGGGGATGGCGGCCACCAGGGCCGCGTCCCAGTCGATGTCCTTGTAGGCGAGGTATGGGTGACGGTATCGCACCTGGCCCCACAGGCGGCCCAGGTGGGCGAGCCGCTCCTCACGGGAGGGGAGGGGCTCGGCGGGGGGAGGGGCCGCCACCGCGGTGGTGGCGGCCATGAGGCCGAGAGCCAGGATGAGCGTCGACAATGAGGTGCGCATGGGCCTCGTTCGTGGGGGACGTGAGGTCTGGGGCCGGACGGTATCTCAACGAGATACCGCCGGCATACTGGGTGCGAGTGCGGAGTACCTGCCTGGATGCTCAACCCTTGACGGCGCCAGCGGTGAGGCCGGAGACGATGCGCCGCTGGAAGATGAGCACCAGGACGATGAGTGGAACCGTCACGATGACGGAGGCGGCCATGATGAGGCCCCAGGGTAGCTCGTACTGGCTGGCCCCGCTCATCAGGGCGATGGCCACGGGCACGGTCCGGGCCTCCTGCGACAGGGTGAAGGTGAGGGCGAAGAGGAACTCGTTCCACGCGGCGATGAAGGCCAGCAGGCCCGTCGTCACCAGCGCCGGTTTGAGCAGCGGCAGGAAGACGTGCATGCAGATGACCCAGGGCGAGGCCCCGTCCATCACCGCCGCCTCCTCCAGCTCCTTGGGCAGCTCGCGCATGAAGGTCGTCAACACCCAGACGGTGAAGGGCAGGGTGAAGAGCAGGTAGGAGAGCGTGAGCGCGGGCAGGGTGTTGTACAGGCCCAGCCAGCGCACGAGCTCGAACATGCCGGAGAGCACGGCGATCTGCGGGAACATGGAGACGGCGAGGATCATCAGCATCAACGGGGTGCGCCCGAAGAAGCGGATGCGCCCCAGGGCGAACGCCGCGGTGACCGCCAGGAAGAGCGAGATGAGCACCACCGTGGAGGCCACCACCACCGAGTTGAACAGGTTCCTGCCGAAGGGCTGCTCGGTGAAGACGAGGACGTAGTTCTGCCAGGCGGGGTTGCGGGGCCACGCCTCCACCTCGAAGAGGGCGCTGCCCTGCTTCAGCGAGGACACCACCGCCCAGTAGAAGGGGAAGAGCGTGTAGAGGGTGATGACCACCACGAGCAGCCCGAAGGTGGCCCGGCCCAGCCAGCGAAGTGCCTTTCTCATGCCGCCTCCTCCACCGCCGACCGTCCCAGGACGAGGTAGACCGCGGTGAACATCGCGATGACCGCGAACAGCATCGAGGCCGCCGCGGCGCCCAATCCCAACTCCTGGAACTCGAACATCTGCTGGCGCGCGTAGACGGCCATGGACATGGACTCACTGCTGTTGGTGGTGAGCACGTAGAACAGATCGAACACCCGCATGGCGTCCAGCACGCGGAAGATGATGGCCACCAGCATGGGCCCGCGGATGAGCGGCAGGGTGACCTTGAAGAAGACGCGGATGGGGCCCGCCCCGTCCAGCTTCGCGGCCTCGTAGAGCTCGTCCGGAAGCATCTGCAGCGCCGCCAGCAGCAGCAGCGTCATGAAGGGCGTCGTCTTCCACACGTCCACGGCGATGACCGCGGCCATGGACAGCCGCGGATCCGCCGTCCAGGCGATGGGCGCATCGATGAACCCCAGGTGCAGGAACATCGCGTTGATGACGCCGTAGACGTCATGGAACATCCAGCCCCACATCCTCGCGGACACCACGGTGGGAATGGCCCACGGCACCAGCACCGCCGCCCGCAGCACGCCGCGTCCCCGGAAGCGCGTGTTGAGTGTGAGGGCGATCATCATCCCCAGCACCGTCTCCAGCGTCACCGAGATGCCCGTGAAGAAGAAGGTGTTGCGCACCGACTGCCACCAGTCCGGGTCGTCCCAGACGGTGGCGAAGTTCTCCAGGCCCACGAACTGCGGAGGCTCCGGGTTGGACAGGTTCGCGTTGGTGAAGGCGAACCAGAAGGTTCTGAGCAACGGCCAGCCGGCCACCATGCCCAGCACGACGAGCGTGGGCAGGAGGAACAGCCACGCCGCGCGGACGCGCTGCCGGGACAGTTGGGAGACACTGGCCGGCGGCGGGGCGGGCGTGGCCGTGGCGGTGGTGGCGGCCGGGACACCACTGGGAACGCTCACCACTTACCTCCCCGACCCAGGTTCTCGAGCTTCTTCTGCAGGTCCTTCAACTTGTCCTCCGGTTTGGCCGTCTTGGACAGGACGGCGTGCACGGCGTTGCGGAACTCGGCGCTCACGCGGCTGTATTTGGCTCCCGTGACCTTCGAGGGACGCGCCACCGCGTTCGTGAACGTCTCGAGCAGGCTGGTATAGAACGGATTGACCTTCAACACCTCCGCGTCCTTATAGAGGCTGGCGATGGTGGGATTGAAGGAGGCGACGATGGCGCGGCGCTTCTGCTCCTCGGGGCTCGTCAGGTACTTCACCAGATCCGCGGCGATCTCCGGGTGCTTGGAGTACTTGGACACCGCGAGCTGCCAGCCGCCCAGCGTGCCGGTGGACTTGCCCTCCGCGCCGCCCTTGGGCAGGGCGATCACCGCCACCTTGCCCTTGACGGGGCTGTCCGGCGCGTTGGCCAGCGCCCACGCGTAGGGCCAGTTGCGCATGAACACCGCATTGCCGGACTGGAAGACGCCGCGCGCGCCCTCCTCCTCGTAGTTGAGCACTCCCTGGGGCGAGATGGTGCCGATCCACGAGGCCGCTGTCTTCAATGCCTCCACCGCCTTGGGGTTGTTGATGGTGACCTTCCCGTCCTCCCCGATGATGGTGCCTCCACGGAAGGAGTCGATCCACTCCAACGCGTTGCACGTCAGCGTCTCGGCCGCCTTGGCCTGGAAGACGAAGCCCTGCATCTTGTCGTTGCCCGCCTTGCGCTCGGCGTCCTGCACCGTCTTGGCCACCGTGGCCAATTCCTGCCACGTGGTGGGCGGCTTCTGCCCGTGCTTCTCCAGCAGATCCTTTCGGTAGTACAGCAGGCCCGCGTCGGTGAACCACGGCATGGCCACCAGCTTTCCGCCTACCGTGTTGTTCTCCACGATGGCGGGAAAGTGTTGCTCGAGCACGTCCTTGGACACGTATGGCTTCAGGTCGATGAAGTGCGCGCCCAGCAGGCCCGGCCACACCACGTCCACGCGGTAGACGTCGATGTCGGAAGCCCCCGCGGACAGCTGCTGCTGGAACATGGTGAGCTGCTCGCTCGCGTCCGTGGGGCCGCTCACCAGCTTCACTTGATGGCCCGACTTCTTCGCCCAGGCCTCAGCTCCCAGCTTGCACTGCTCGAACTCCTGCCCGACGGTGCCACACGAGATGGCCACAGTTTCCGCGGTGGCGAACGTTGGAACTGCGACGATCGTGGCGGCCGCGAGTCTCTTCAACACGTTGCGCATGCTCCCTCCGGTGTTGGTTTCTGGACGCGCGGAATTTCTCTCGATCTCGCAAAAAACCCAATAGATTCGCACAGTGAAGCCTGTCGCACTGTAGGCGCCGTACCACTCCACCCCATCGAGAGATTGACTCCATGACATTTGTCGCTGTCTCCCCCCTCGCGCGCGCGTGCAGCCGCGCGTTGCTGGTGCTGTGTGCCGTTCTCCTGTCGGTCGCGCCCTCGTCGGCGAACGCGAGCCTGTTGGCGGATCGGCTGGAGCTCGTCATGTACGGCCGCGTTGGCGCCGCGTGGACGCCCTCGGGCCGCTACATCATGGGCAGGACGTTCAACCTGACGGGCAGCGCCATCGGTGGACGTCTCGAGGAAGGCGACTATCTAGAGCCCACCGTCAAGCTGCATCTGCTCGAGAAGAAGGACGAGCCGGACGCGCCCTACGTGGACATGGTGCTGACGCCGGCCATGTTCTCCACCAATGGTCTGTTCGCCAGCCTCTTGAGCAACCGCGCCGGTCCGGCCCTGCAGATCGAGCTGTTCCAGGGCTACATCGAGGCGGGCAACGTGTTGCTGCCGCGCCTTCGGGTGTGGGCCGGTGCGCGCTTCTACCGTGGCGCGGACGTGCACATCGCCGACTACTTCTACTTCAACAACCTGAGCGGGCAGGGCGCGGGCATCGCGTACGGTCCGGCCGACGTGGCGGTGCTGATGCAGTCGTCGACCGCGGGCAGCCAGTACAACTTCGACGTGGACGGTGACGGGCGGTTCGACGTCCGGCGCCAGCGCACCACGTTCGTGGGCCAGTACGTGCACAAGGTGGAGGCCGGTCACTCGTTCCACTTCCTGGGCGAGCTGCACCTGCTGCCGGCCCTGCAGGCGCGGCTGGCGGATGGGACGGAGCGGGAGCTCACCTCTGACTTCGGCTGGGTGCTGGGTGCCAAGGCCCACCTGGACCTGGGCAACGGCAGCTTCAACGATGTGTCGCTGCGCTATGGCAGCCGGATCGCCAACGGCGGCCGCGGCGGTTCGCAGACGTGGGACACCTTCGGTCTGCCGAGCCTCACCGGGCAGTACTCGGATGCCTCGAGCGTGGAGGCGGTGGATCACTTCCTCTACAACTTCGGCAGCGCCCTGAGCCTCAATGCGTACGGCATCCTCCACTGGAACCGGGGTGGCAGCGGTCTGCGGACGGACAAGTCGCTGGACTTCGCCGTGGGCGCGCGCAGCACCGTGTACCTGAGCGACAACATCCACCTCATCAACGAGGCCAGCTTCCAGGGTCTGCGCCCCGGTGGCGGACCGCTGGCCACGGCGGTGAAGCTGTCGATCGCCCCCACCTTCGTTCCGACGGGACAGCGCTCCGTGTGGGCCCGGCCGCACTTCCGGATCTTCTACACGATCGCCTTCTACGATCAGAACGCGCGCGATGCGCTCACCGCGCCCTACCTGCAGGCGGTGGCGTCGGCGGGCTCCGAGGTGCCGAGCATCGGTCACTACCTGGGTACCCGCGTGGAGTGGTGGTTCTAGCTCCACCCCGGCTGTCAGGACCGCGAGGGGTGTGAACGGCTTCACACCATTGGAGTGAGCCGGCTCACAGC
This is a stretch of genomic DNA from Archangium violaceum. It encodes these proteins:
- a CDS encoding cupin domain-containing protein, translated to MPTLIPAPTRVTAAGNKPKLIDEYVGRVNTKHSELSVAHMRSPGGWLEPGQTPEFREITVVIKGVLRVEHKGGHLDVRAGQAVVTEPGEWVRYSTPEADGAEYIAICLPAFSPDTVHRDA
- a CDS encoding ABC transporter substrate-binding protein: MRNVLKRLAAATIVAVPTFATAETVAISCGTVGQEFEQCKLGAEAWAKKSGHQVKLVSGPTDASEQLTMFQQQLSAGASDIDVYRVDVVWPGLLGAHFIDLKPYVSKDVLEQHFPAIVENNTVGGKLVAMPWFTDAGLLYYRKDLLEKHGQKPPTTWQELATVAKTVQDAERKAGNDKMQGFVFQAKAAETLTCNALEWIDSFRGGTIIGEDGKVTINNPKAVEALKTAASWIGTISPQGVLNYEEEGARGVFQSGNAVFMRNWPYAWALANAPDSPVKGKVAVIALPKGGAEGKSTGTLGGWQLAVSKYSKHPEIAADLVKYLTSPEEQKRRAIVASFNPTIASLYKDAEVLKVNPFYTSLLETFTNAVARPSKVTGAKYSRVSAEFRNAVHAVLSKTAKPEDKLKDLQKKLENLGRGGKW
- a CDS encoding carbohydrate ABC transporter permease, with the translated sequence MSVPSGVPAATTATATPAPPPASVSQLSRQRVRAAWLFLLPTLVVLGMVAGWPLLRTFWFAFTNANLSNPEPPQFVGLENFATVWDDPDWWQSVRNTFFFTGISVTLETVLGMMIALTLNTRFRGRGVLRAAVLVPWAIPTVVSARMWGWMFHDVYGVINAMFLHLGFIDAPIAWTADPRLSMAAVIAVDVWKTTPFMTLLLLAALQMLPDELYEAAKLDGAGPIRVFFKVTLPLIRGPMLVAIIFRVLDAMRVFDLFYVLTTNSSESMSMAVYARQQMFEFQELGLGAAAASMLFAVIAMFTAVYLVLGRSAVEEAA
- a CDS encoding protein-disulfide reductase DsbD family protein produces the protein MDAKKRVGVIAAVFGLAVAVVPWLLPTGPSTGLDAARFLEAGSFALGAAVVFAGGLLTAMTPCVYPLIPITVSVFGARKAEGRGKALVLTSSYIVGMGVVFSGLGVLAAKTGQAFGSMLGSPVVVTGLAVFLLLLATSMFGAFELALPQGLQQRLNSVGGSGITGAFLMGSVSGFLAAPCTGPVLTGLLAFVAKSQSTVLGAALLFVYALGIGVPFFLIGVFTVRLPRGGVWMEWVKSVLGIVLVALAISYLKDGFPALGGAVKGLSEQLGRHPGTAIASVLAVLGVLLGAIHLSFKEGARDFALKGVGVALVVAALVLRGGAMDSKSAGMLWVSLGWVEPPKAPTFAWHSVLPAKGSGFSSESFEQVLARAKSEGRPVMIDFFAEWCAACKELDRETYPALEVIEESGRFINVKVDATQSDDALDALMERFGVEGLPTVAFISSNGELLRDPRVTGFLDPRSFVVQMKKVD
- a CDS encoding S41 family peptidase — protein: MRTSLSTLILALGLMAATTAVAAPPPAEPLPSREERLAHLGRLWGQVRYRHPYLAYKDIDWDAALVAAIPKVEAAKDRAAYAAAVQDLLEELRDPATRILRPDEQQEGVKGPTAPVRELRSWEAKDVLVLDLRASRGRNIQELRPDISKAKAVIVDLRARGLMPDAQGAMSQALGDLLPFLLSQELEVPGQRSVFHSGYRAQTRSTSGYTTSFLSTAGERVSPRGDGKARPVIFLLDDQSNLDPRALTMKALGLAQIVTEGRLDDGAVVEKTQVELGAGLTASVRLSELGIPMRADAVLPKRARSDKDETLQKALELAKKPAKKGKARDLELLPPARWQADRQYEDMLHPSREYRLLALFRAWNVIHFFYPYKHLLDRDWDEALTTFLPRFEKANGAAEYALAVAELSRLVQDGHTTLRGHPELDKRGISGTRAPFELMELNGQPVVMEVWDAEAAPGIMRGQVIETLDGKPLAERIKALEPYVTASSPAHLRHRLLERALAGPEGSQATVGVRDSSGQVKQVRFTRSLKSLQKPRKGEPYRLLGDIAYVDMTRLQASQVATLFDKVKNTRALVLDMRGAPNGAASSVVPYLNTRKARYGAVFERNLVSADETAGRYKFLQELPRARVPVYRGKTVMLVDERTSGEAEHLGLLLEAANGTTMIGSPSAGTNGELTDLVLPGGVTMTFTGHDVRHLDGRQLQRVGLRPQVFARPTLTSIKAGKDEVLERALDYLGGAGASGMAVARDTP
- a CDS encoding carbohydrate ABC transporter permease; the protein is MRKALRWLGRATFGLLVVVITLYTLFPFYWAVVSSLKQGSALFEVEAWPRNPAWQNYVLVFTEQPFGRNLFNSVVVASTVVLISLFLAVTAAFALGRIRFFGRTPLMLMILAVSMFPQIAVLSGMFELVRWLGLYNTLPALTLSYLLFTLPFTVWVLTTFMRELPKELEEAAVMDGASPWVICMHVFLPLLKPALVTTGLLAFIAAWNEFLFALTFTLSQEARTVPVAIALMSGASQYELPWGLIMAASVIVTVPLIVLVLIFQRRIVSGLTAGAVKG
- a CDS encoding MFS transporter; this translates as MKRTSYRKLGLLSALYFVQGLPYGFQTTALAVYLRTQGVSLMVISSIGLLSLPWMGKALWAPLVDRYGSERIGRRKSWILPMQAGMAAACAAAAFVPVPGALTVLLGLVFLMNLFAATQDIAVDGFAVDLLEPHELGWGNTAQVVGYKAGMLTGGGLLVWMSELIGWRGLFLAMSLLSLLVLAVAAVAREPRRSEEGTAGERLSWHDVKERLLAALRLPGTGWMLLFIGTYKLGETMVDVLFKPFLVDMHFTPAQIGQWVGTWGLVASLLGSFAGGWLATRMPLLGALALASFLRVFPLGGEWWLAVHGPTPPGVIAVTVAEHFFGGVLTTALFAFMMSRVDRRIGATHYTLLASVEVMGKAPGGPLAGLLATRAGWSYSDVFLLGTVLSVAFLALLLPLRQRTSHSQSVSPQV
- a CDS encoding carbohydrate porin; protein product: MTFVAVSPLARACSRALLVLCAVLLSVAPSSANASLLADRLELVMYGRVGAAWTPSGRYIMGRTFNLTGSAIGGRLEEGDYLEPTVKLHLLEKKDEPDAPYVDMVLTPAMFSTNGLFASLLSNRAGPALQIELFQGYIEAGNVLLPRLRVWAGARFYRGADVHIADYFYFNNLSGQGAGIAYGPADVAVLMQSSTAGSQYNFDVDGDGRFDVRRQRTTFVGQYVHKVEAGHSFHFLGELHLLPALQARLADGTERELTSDFGWVLGAKAHLDLGNGSFNDVSLRYGSRIANGGRGGSQTWDTFGLPSLTGQYSDASSVEAVDHFLYNFGSALSLNAYGILHWNRGGSGLRTDKSLDFAVGARSTVYLSDNIHLINEASFQGLRPGGGPLATAVKLSIAPTFVPTGQRSVWARPHFRIFYTIAFYDQNARDALTAPYLQAVASAGSEVPSIGHYLGTRVEWWF